In Stomatohabitans albus, one genomic interval encodes:
- a CDS encoding erythromycin esterase family protein: MTKKWLIAIVSVLVIGVVLFFIIGQPNIPDADLSKTAPDLNELSVPDQVKLVGVGEGSHGSKEYQELKGEVFKKLVEQGKARTFAIEGDFGGALTVNDYIHGGEGNPEDVATAIGFGIYRTQEIKAIIEWMREYNQTAPEGKDLRFMGFDFQRVDESKKHIFNTLEQGAPELVAKYKPTLDIMNDDNRLDVAKDDLNTIKTAAQNVMADMDAQKDAIVAATDEDTFIYTREAAHSIAQYMDALIVPEAEYNATRDPLMRDKVKWLMDREGDKILYINAHNGHIQKVATSGYEPLGKLLANDLGDKYWTIGVDALKTGFNSQTDTGYEQLSVSYESAFTKQIKGKDQNRYYVEFAKVADDPQWKEIISNNQVMTAVNVSLVGWQTHLPPFYAISLVPDEAFDAMVIYKEVVPTTRFE, translated from the coding sequence ATGACAAAGAAATGGCTTATCGCCATTGTTTCAGTTCTGGTTATTGGGGTTGTGCTTTTCTTCATCATCGGTCAGCCAAACATTCCAGATGCTGATCTTTCGAAAACCGCACCTGATTTAAACGAACTGTCTGTTCCTGACCAAGTGAAGCTTGTTGGTGTTGGTGAAGGCTCTCACGGGTCAAAGGAATACCAGGAACTCAAGGGCGAGGTTTTCAAGAAACTCGTAGAACAGGGCAAGGCCCGTACCTTCGCAATTGAAGGCGACTTTGGGGGCGCACTCACGGTGAATGACTACATCCACGGTGGCGAGGGTAACCCAGAGGACGTTGCCACCGCGATCGGTTTTGGCATCTACCGCACTCAGGAAATCAAAGCCATCATCGAGTGGATGCGCGAGTATAACCAGACCGCCCCTGAAGGTAAGGACCTGCGATTCATGGGCTTTGACTTCCAGCGGGTAGATGAGTCAAAGAAGCACATCTTCAATACCCTTGAACAGGGTGCCCCCGAACTGGTTGCCAAATACAAGCCAACCTTGGACATCATGAATGATGACAACCGGCTTGATGTCGCCAAGGATGACTTGAATACCATCAAAACTGCGGCCCAGAATGTGATGGCAGATATGGACGCCCAGAAGGACGCGATCGTTGCTGCCACTGATGAAGATACGTTCATCTACACTCGCGAGGCGGCTCACTCAATCGCCCAGTACATGGACGCCCTGATAGTGCCCGAAGCGGAGTACAACGCCACCCGTGACCCGCTAATGCGCGACAAGGTGAAATGGTTGATGGACCGAGAGGGCGACAAGATCCTCTACATCAACGCCCACAATGGCCATATCCAAAAGGTGGCGACCTCAGGGTATGAGCCTCTCGGTAAGCTCTTGGCCAATGATCTCGGCGATAAGTACTGGACCATCGGTGTGGACGCCCTCAAGACCGGCTTCAACTCCCAAACGGACACTGGGTACGAACAGCTTTCGGTCTCCTATGAAAGCGCCTTCACAAAGCAGATCAAAGGCAAGGACCAAAACCGCTACTACGTGGAATTTGCCAAGGTGGCCGATGATCCCCAGTGGAAGGAGATTATTAGCAACAATCAAGTCATGACCGCGGTCAACGTCTCCCTTGTCGGCTGGCAAACCCACTTACCGCCGTTCTACGCGATATCCCTGGTTCCTGACGAAGCTTTTGATGCCATGGTTATCTACAAAGAAGTCGTACCCACCACCCGCTTTGAGTAA
- a CDS encoding alpha/beta hydrolase: MNHNLRVLIPGAICLAVSYRLSQLPNAQRRARQRLAAYQPTVYKADHGDIAYTDEGVGTPVLVSHGLFGGFDQGTDAGREHFPDNCRIISPSRFGYPGSAVKGQGTPREQAGVFVDLLDHLGIEQAYIAGFSAGGTAAICTALAFPERVKGLILWSSAPVRPKAPKHEPAMSGVPSLVNHDWFWWLLAPIFPMVSGLPSATIETMLPITPRRRGIAVDTYVTNPDMGRHFDAYPVEQLEIPVLLIHAMDDKIAPFTRTQQSMHRYANLTTRFFLTGGHMQQGNAPAIKQTIQRWIERNNV, encoded by the coding sequence ATGAACCACAACCTTCGTGTCCTCATCCCAGGTGCTATCTGCTTGGCCGTGAGTTACCGGCTTTCGCAATTACCGAATGCCCAACGGCGGGCAAGGCAACGGTTAGCTGCTTATCAACCAACCGTCTATAAGGCAGATCATGGTGATATCGCCTATACCGATGAAGGGGTAGGTACCCCTGTCTTAGTGAGCCACGGACTATTCGGTGGATTTGATCAAGGCACTGACGCAGGGCGTGAGCATTTCCCTGATAACTGCCGAATAATCAGCCCGTCGCGTTTTGGCTACCCAGGGAGTGCGGTTAAAGGTCAAGGCACCCCTCGAGAACAAGCAGGTGTATTCGTTGACCTTCTTGATCATCTTGGGATTGAACAGGCGTATATCGCAGGCTTCTCTGCGGGAGGTACGGCAGCTATTTGTACTGCCCTTGCGTTTCCTGAACGGGTGAAAGGGCTGATTTTATGGTCAAGTGCGCCGGTTCGGCCCAAAGCCCCGAAGCATGAACCTGCCATGAGTGGTGTTCCTTCGCTGGTAAACCACGATTGGTTCTGGTGGTTACTTGCACCAATCTTTCCAATGGTGTCTGGTCTACCGTCAGCGACGATAGAAACAATGCTGCCGATTACTCCTCGGCGGCGTGGTATCGCAGTAGACACCTACGTCACCAATCCTGATATGGGACGTCACTTCGATGCGTACCCCGTAGAACAACTCGAAATCCCAGTTCTTCTCATTCATGCAATGGATGACAAGATTGCACCCTTCACTCGAACACAACAATCAATGCATCGCTATGCCAATCTCACGACAAGATTCTTTTTGACAGGAGGGCATATGCAACAAGGAAATGCACCCGCAATTAAACAAACCATTCAGAGATGGATTGAAAGAAACAACGTGTAG
- the tuf gene encoding elongation factor Tu produces the protein MAKETFERNKPHMNIGTIGHVDHGKTTLTAAITNVLAKKFGGDAKAFDQIDNAPEERERGITINVSHVEYETEKRHYAHVDAPGHADYVKNMITGAAQMDGAILVVAATDGPMPQTREHVLLARQVGVPKLVIALNKCDMVDDEELLELVEMEVRELLSDQEFDGDNVPVVRVSGLKALEGDAEWEEKVVELMDAVDEYFEDPVRELDKPFIMPIEDVFSITGRGTVVTGRIEGGVVKTGDEVEIVGIRPIQKTTVTGVEMFRKLLDEGRAGDNVGVLLRGTKKEEVERGQVLAAPGTIKPHTKFEGQVYILNKDEGGRHTPFFNNYRPQFYFRTTDVTGAVELPAGTEMVMPGDNTEMTVELIAPIAMEQGLRFAIREGGRTVGAGQVTKVIE, from the coding sequence ATGGCCAAGGAAACTTTCGAGCGCAATAAGCCGCACATGAACATCGGCACCATCGGTCACGTCGACCATGGTAAGACCACCCTCACCGCTGCTATCACGAATGTGTTGGCAAAGAAGTTCGGTGGGGACGCCAAGGCGTTCGACCAGATCGACAACGCTCCCGAAGAACGCGAACGCGGTATTACGATTAACGTCTCTCACGTTGAATACGAAACCGAGAAGCGTCACTATGCCCACGTGGACGCCCCTGGCCACGCTGACTACGTGAAGAACATGATTACCGGTGCAGCACAGATGGACGGTGCCATCCTCGTGGTTGCCGCCACCGACGGCCCCATGCCCCAGACGCGTGAACACGTGCTGCTTGCCCGCCAGGTAGGCGTGCCCAAGTTGGTTATCGCCCTGAACAAGTGCGACATGGTCGACGACGAGGAACTGCTTGAACTCGTCGAAATGGAAGTACGTGAACTGCTGTCCGATCAGGAATTTGATGGCGACAACGTGCCAGTTGTCCGCGTCTCTGGTTTGAAGGCCCTTGAAGGCGATGCCGAATGGGAAGAAAAGGTCGTCGAACTGATGGATGCAGTTGACGAATACTTTGAAGACCCGGTTCGTGAACTGGACAAGCCGTTCATTATGCCGATCGAAGATGTGTTCTCCATTACCGGTCGCGGCACCGTGGTAACCGGTCGTATTGAAGGCGGCGTTGTCAAGACTGGCGACGAAGTAGAAATCGTTGGTATCCGTCCAATCCAGAAGACCACCGTTACCGGTGTGGAAATGTTCCGCAAGCTGCTTGACGAAGGTCGCGCTGGTGACAACGTCGGTGTGCTGCTTCGTGGTACCAAGAAGGAAGAGGTCGAACGTGGTCAGGTGCTCGCCGCTCCTGGCACGATTAAGCCACACACCAAGTTCGAAGGTCAGGTCTACATCCTGAACAAGGACGAAGGTGGCCGTCACACCCCGTTCTTCAACAACTACCGTCCACAGTTCTACTTCCGTACCACCGACGTGACCGGTGCTGTCGAACTTCCCGCCGGTACCGAAATGGTTATGCCTGGTGACAACACCGAAATGACGGTTGAATTGATCGCCCCCATCGCTATGGAACAGGGCCTTCGCTTCGCTATCCGTGAAGGTGGCCGCACCGTAGGCGCTGGCCAGGTCACCAAGGTGATCGAATAG
- the fusA gene encoding elongation factor G, with the protein MAKRTHPLGVVRNIGIMAHIDAGKTTTTERVLYYTGRNHKIGETHDGASTMDWMEQEQERGITITSAATTCSWKDHVINIIDTPGHVDFTVEVERSLRVLDGAVAVFDAASGVEPQSETVWRQADKYRVPRIAFMNKMDKLGADFFMATQTMVDRLGANPVPVQVPIGQESSFVGFVDLIDMKARVWDSNDDQGQTFNTIDIPDDVKELAEEWRAKLVESVAETDEELLDRFLEEGDLDAETLNAAIRKATIAMEITPVFCGSAFKNKGVQAMLDGVVAYLPSPKDVPAIDGINPKTGEEEHREVSEDSPFSALAFKIAVDPYVGKLTYFRVYSGQINQGDSAENSTKGKKERFGRILQMHANHREDRDTAFTGDIAAAVGLKVTTTGDTLCDPQNPIILENMDFPDPVIHIAVEPKTKGDQQKMSEGLQKLAEEDPTFTVHTDEESGQTIIGGMGELHLDIIVDRLMREFKVEANVGKPQVAYRETISQPVLNHLLRFKRQTGGSGQFAEVVISLYPTGRFAPEEDQIKVLDENGKETGEVGGYRFDDEVKGGAVPREYIPSVDHGIRDAMQGGIKAGYPVVDVRAVLSDGSYHDVDSSEMAFKIAGSMAFKEAAAKGKSVLLEPMMDVEVVTPEEYMGDVIGDLNSRRGQIGSMTARAGAQVVTAVVPLSEMFGYVNDLRSKTQGRAQYTMTFSGYAEVPTNLAEEIVAKVRGE; encoded by the coding sequence ATGGCTAAGCGAACTCATCCCCTCGGCGTTGTCCGAAATATTGGCATCATGGCGCACATTGACGCCGGTAAGACCACTACCACCGAACGCGTGTTGTACTACACGGGCCGTAACCACAAGATTGGTGAAACCCACGACGGTGCCTCCACGATGGACTGGATGGAGCAAGAACAGGAACGCGGTATCACCATTACGTCTGCCGCAACGACCTGCTCTTGGAAAGATCACGTCATTAACATCATCGACACCCCGGGCCACGTGGACTTCACCGTTGAGGTGGAACGTTCCCTGCGTGTCCTTGACGGTGCCGTTGCGGTATTCGATGCTGCAAGCGGCGTAGAACCACAGTCTGAAACGGTATGGCGCCAAGCTGATAAATATCGGGTGCCCCGTATCGCGTTCATGAACAAGATGGACAAACTGGGTGCCGATTTCTTCATGGCCACCCAAACGATGGTTGATCGCCTCGGTGCTAACCCCGTTCCTGTACAGGTTCCAATCGGCCAAGAATCTTCCTTTGTTGGTTTTGTTGATCTGATCGACATGAAGGCTCGGGTTTGGGACTCCAATGATGATCAGGGCCAAACGTTCAACACGATTGATATTCCTGATGATGTCAAAGAATTAGCTGAAGAATGGCGTGCGAAGCTGGTTGAAAGTGTCGCAGAAACCGACGAAGAGCTGCTTGATCGCTTCTTGGAAGAAGGTGACCTTGATGCCGAAACGCTGAATGCGGCGATTCGTAAGGCCACCATCGCGATGGAAATTACGCCGGTGTTCTGTGGTTCTGCCTTTAAGAACAAGGGTGTACAGGCCATGCTTGACGGCGTGGTTGCCTACCTGCCCAGCCCCAAGGACGTACCCGCTATTGACGGTATCAATCCGAAGACGGGCGAAGAAGAGCATCGCGAGGTCAGCGAAGACAGCCCCTTCTCCGCGCTTGCATTCAAGATCGCCGTTGACCCATATGTGGGTAAGCTCACCTACTTCCGCGTGTACTCGGGTCAGATCAACCAGGGTGATAGTGCAGAAAACTCCACCAAGGGGAAGAAGGAACGCTTTGGCCGTATCCTTCAGATGCACGCCAACCACCGTGAAGATCGTGACACCGCCTTCACCGGTGATATTGCTGCTGCGGTTGGTCTGAAAGTCACCACAACCGGTGACACGTTGTGTGACCCACAGAATCCGATCATCCTTGAAAACATGGACTTCCCGGATCCGGTAATTCACATTGCCGTGGAACCAAAGACCAAGGGTGACCAGCAAAAGATGTCCGAAGGATTGCAGAAGCTGGCCGAAGAAGACCCCACCTTCACCGTCCATACGGATGAAGAATCCGGTCAGACGATCATCGGTGGTATGGGTGAACTTCACCTCGACATCATCGTTGACCGGTTGATGCGTGAATTCAAGGTGGAAGCAAATGTTGGTAAGCCCCAGGTTGCTTACCGTGAGACGATCAGCCAGCCGGTTCTTAACCATCTCCTGCGCTTTAAGCGCCAGACCGGTGGTAGTGGCCAGTTCGCTGAAGTTGTTATCAGCTTGTACCCAACCGGGCGTTTCGCCCCTGAAGAAGACCAGATCAAGGTTCTTGACGAAAACGGCAAGGAGACCGGTGAGGTCGGTGGGTACCGCTTTGATGATGAAGTCAAGGGTGGCGCAGTCCCCCGTGAATACATCCCAAGCGTTGATCACGGTATCCGTGACGCAATGCAGGGCGGTATTAAGGCTGGCTACCCCGTAGTGGACGTCCGTGCCGTGCTGAGTGACGGTAGCTACCACGATGTGGACTCCTCTGAAATGGCCTTCAAGATTGCTGGTTCTATGGCATTCAAAGAGGCCGCGGCTAAGGGCAAGAGCGTGCTCTTAGAGCCCATGATGGACGTCGAAGTTGTCACCCCTGAGGAATACATGGGTGATGTGATCGGCGACCTGAACAGCCGTCGTGGCCAGATTGGTTCGATGACGGCTCGCGCAGGTGCTCAAGTGGTTACCGCTGTGGTGCCCTTAAGTGAAATGTTTGGGTACGTGAACGATCTACGTTCCAAGACCCAGGGTCGTGCCCAATACACCATGACCTTCTCCGGTTACGCTGAAGTACCGACCAACCTCGCAGAAGAGATCGTCGCCAAGGTGCGCGGCGAGTAA
- the rpsG gene encoding 30S ribosomal protein S7, which produces MARKGPAPKRPVVTDPKFNSKLITLLINRVMLDGKRSVAENIVYSALNNVGEKTGADPVAVFERALENIKPALEVKSRRVGGATYQVPLEVKAERATTLALRWLVTFSRQRREHSMAERLTNEILDASNNVGAAVKRREDTHKMAEANRAFAHYRW; this is translated from the coding sequence ATGGCTCGTAAGGGACCCGCCCCAAAACGTCCGGTCGTTACCGACCCGAAGTTTAATTCCAAGTTGATCACGCTGTTGATCAACCGTGTGATGTTGGATGGTAAACGTTCAGTTGCCGAGAACATTGTGTACTCCGCCTTGAATAACGTAGGCGAAAAGACTGGCGCCGATCCTGTGGCCGTGTTTGAACGCGCACTTGAGAATATCAAGCCCGCCCTTGAGGTTAAGAGCCGTCGTGTTGGTGGTGCCACCTATCAGGTACCCCTCGAAGTAAAGGCCGAGCGTGCCACCACCCTTGCCTTGCGTTGGTTGGTCACCTTCAGCCGTCAGCGCCGTGAGCACTCCATGGCAGAGCGCCTCACCAATGAGATTTTGGATGCCAGCAACAATGTAGGGGCCGCGGTTAAACGCCGTGAAGACACCCACAAGATGGCTGAGGCCAACCGCGCCTTCGCTCACTACCGCTGGTAA
- the rpsL gene encoding 30S ribosomal protein S12, with protein sequence MPTIQQLVRKGRQTKTAKGKTPALKGSPQRRGVCTRVYTTTPKKPNSALRKVCRVRLSSGIEVTAYIPGEGHNLQEHSIVLVRGGRVRDLPGVRYKVIRAALDASAVRDRKQARSKYGAKKEG encoded by the coding sequence ATGCCAACGATCCAGCAGCTGGTCCGTAAGGGTCGGCAAACCAAGACTGCGAAGGGGAAGACCCCCGCTTTGAAGGGTTCACCCCAGCGCCGCGGGGTATGTACCCGTGTGTACACCACCACCCCGAAGAAGCCGAACTCGGCACTTCGCAAGGTGTGCCGTGTGCGTCTTTCAAGTGGGATCGAAGTAACCGCCTATATCCCCGGTGAAGGGCACAACCTCCAAGAGCACTCCATCGTGCTTGTACGTGGTGGTCGTGTTCGTGACCTCCCCGGTGTGCGGTACAAGGTGATTCGTGCCGCTCTAGACGCCAGCGCCGTACGTGACCGCAAACAAGCCCGTTCCAAGTACGGTGCGAAGAAGGAAGGCTAA
- a CDS encoding DNA-directed RNA polymerase subunit beta' yields MLDVNNFDELRISLATEDQIRAWSNGEVRKPETINYRTLRPEKEGLFDEKIFGPTRDWECQCGKYKRVRFKGIICERCGVEITRSKVRRERMGHIELAAPVTHIWYFKGVPSRLGYLLDMAPKNLEKVIYFASYVITSVNEDARTENLPNLEAEVNADIKLMEQELEAEVQAMQAEMEAELAAQEKDDAKADVLRRTRKDFDKKLAKLEERGQEQIERIRDSLDLFRSIKPKDLVMDEMTYRELQFRFGEYFTGGMGAEAVRDLLGNIDFETEAAELRQVLAEEAEKIKNGKRKTRSQKATRAVKRLKVVEAFRATGNDPRAMVLKAVPVIPPDLRPMVQLDGGRFATSDLNDLYRRVINRNNRLKRLLDLGAPEIIVNNEKRMLQEAVDALFDNGRRGRPVTGAGNRALKSLSDNLKGKQGRFRQNLLGKRVDYSGRSVIVVGPDLKIHECGLPKKMALELFKPFVMKRLVDLNFAQNIKSAKRMVERQRSGVWDVLEEVIADHPVFLNRAPTLHRLGIQAFIPVLVEGKAIQVHPLVCSAFNADFDGDQMAVHVPLSAEAQAEARILMLSANNILSPANGRPLATPSQDMVLGSYYLTYAESDTPRGERPTQDVLVSIKEGTSDIPIFRGIDEAINAADAGRVHLQDWCVVRMTNKVVREDALIDDIDDRYSEEELETLVVGEQKHMRLLKDTSSKGLRVLTTTGRLLFNEIFPEDMPYSNELQDKKNLASLVNECSDTFDMATTAVVLDKMKDIGFTYSSRSGVTVSIADVTPPPVKDGLVAAADEAADAIERRFEKGRITAEERKNELVNIWTETKDQVQTAMSENFHQLNPIWMMANSGARGSVGQLVQIAGMRGLVADPRGEVIERPIKSNFREGLSVLEYFVSTHGARKGLADTALRTADSGYLTRRLVDIAQDLIVREEDCGVNRGIKMSVGEHDSQTLFGRVLSKDVYYPGTDEILVPKGTEIADVEIRAMRAALVDGRHPDTEELLPHQPSENDRIVECFSVLNCVSEVGVCAKCYGRALAENRMVQIGEAVGIVAAQSIGEPGTQLTMRTFHSGGVAGADITHGLPRVVELFEARSPKGKAEIAPLSGTLTIEKDERDMKLTITPSGDDDPVEIVVPARARLTEGTKDGMELRVGHQLTVGSVDPHEMLEWVGARETQRLLVNEVQEVYRSQGVNIHDKHIELIVRQMLRRVSIIEPGETDLLPGEMVDRLRFARVNREALDAGLRPANGRQALMGITKASLATDSWLSAASFQETTRVLTEAAIEGKSDKLNGLKENVIIGKLIPAGTGLRRYREIDAVPTEAPSQIIDPAALDPFGNLDDWGASEVWG; encoded by the coding sequence ATGCTCGATGTCAACAACTTCGATGAATTGAGAATTAGCCTGGCGACTGAGGATCAGATCCGCGCCTGGTCTAACGGTGAAGTCCGTAAGCCTGAAACGATTAACTACCGCACCTTGCGTCCTGAGAAGGAAGGCCTTTTCGACGAGAAGATTTTTGGGCCAACCCGTGACTGGGAATGCCAGTGTGGTAAGTACAAGCGGGTTCGTTTTAAGGGCATTATCTGCGAACGTTGCGGGGTGGAAATTACACGCTCCAAGGTGCGTCGTGAACGCATGGGCCACATCGAATTAGCCGCACCAGTCACCCATATTTGGTATTTCAAAGGGGTGCCCTCACGCTTGGGTTACCTGCTTGACATGGCCCCCAAGAACCTGGAAAAGGTCATCTACTTTGCCAGCTATGTGATCACCAGCGTGAATGAAGATGCCCGGACCGAGAACCTCCCGAACTTGGAGGCTGAGGTCAACGCGGACATCAAGCTGATGGAACAAGAGCTGGAAGCTGAAGTTCAGGCGATGCAAGCCGAGATGGAAGCCGAACTCGCCGCCCAAGAAAAGGACGATGCAAAGGCTGACGTACTTCGCCGTACCCGTAAAGACTTTGATAAGAAGTTGGCCAAGCTAGAAGAACGGGGCCAAGAACAAATCGAACGTATTCGTGACAGCCTTGACCTGTTCCGTTCGATTAAGCCAAAAGACCTGGTCATGGATGAAATGACCTATCGTGAGCTGCAATTCCGCTTTGGTGAGTATTTCACTGGCGGTATGGGTGCCGAAGCGGTTCGTGACCTTCTGGGCAATATCGACTTTGAAACTGAAGCAGCCGAACTGCGCCAGGTATTGGCCGAAGAAGCTGAAAAGATCAAGAACGGCAAGCGCAAGACTCGTAGTCAAAAAGCTACTCGTGCCGTGAAACGGTTGAAGGTCGTTGAAGCTTTCCGTGCAACGGGTAACGACCCACGTGCCATGGTCTTAAAGGCCGTGCCCGTTATTCCCCCAGACTTGCGCCCGATGGTGCAACTGGATGGTGGGCGCTTTGCGACGAGTGACCTGAACGACTTGTACCGACGCGTTATCAACCGCAATAACCGGTTGAAGCGTCTGCTTGATCTTGGTGCCCCCGAGATCATCGTCAACAACGAAAAGCGTATGCTGCAAGAAGCCGTTGACGCGCTCTTTGATAACGGTCGCCGTGGCCGCCCTGTTACGGGTGCCGGTAACCGTGCCTTGAAGTCCTTGAGTGACAACTTGAAGGGCAAGCAGGGGCGTTTCCGCCAAAACCTGTTGGGTAAGCGTGTTGACTACTCCGGTCGTTCCGTCATCGTGGTTGGTCCTGACCTCAAGATCCATGAATGTGGCTTACCCAAGAAGATGGCGTTGGAGTTATTTAAGCCATTCGTGATGAAGCGTCTGGTTGACTTGAACTTTGCCCAGAACATCAAGAGTGCTAAGCGCATGGTTGAGCGCCAGCGTTCAGGCGTGTGGGATGTGCTCGAAGAGGTCATCGCTGACCATCCTGTGTTCTTGAACCGTGCCCCTACATTGCACCGGTTGGGTATTCAGGCATTTATTCCCGTACTGGTTGAAGGGAAAGCTATTCAGGTTCACCCGCTCGTATGTTCTGCATTTAACGCAGACTTCGACGGTGACCAGATGGCCGTTCACGTACCTCTGAGTGCCGAAGCACAAGCAGAAGCGCGTATTTTGATGCTGTCGGCAAATAACATCTTGAGCCCGGCCAATGGCCGCCCGCTTGCTACCCCGTCTCAGGACATGGTGTTGGGGTCGTACTACCTGACCTATGCCGAATCGGACACTCCCCGAGGTGAACGGCCAACCCAGGATGTGCTGGTCTCCATTAAGGAAGGGACGAGCGATATTCCAATCTTCCGTGGCATCGATGAAGCGATTAACGCCGCAGATGCTGGTCGCGTGCATCTTCAAGACTGGTGTGTGGTGCGCATGACGAACAAGGTTGTTCGTGAAGATGCACTGATCGACGACATCGATGATCGCTATAGCGAAGAAGAGCTTGAGACGTTGGTTGTTGGCGAACAAAAGCACATGCGCCTATTGAAGGACACGTCCTCAAAGGGCTTGCGCGTGCTTACCACAACGGGACGCTTGTTGTTCAACGAAATCTTCCCAGAGGACATGCCCTATTCCAACGAGCTGCAAGATAAGAAAAACCTTGCCAGCTTGGTGAATGAGTGCTCTGACACCTTCGATATGGCAACGACGGCCGTGGTGTTGGACAAGATGAAAGATATCGGCTTTACCTACTCCAGCCGTTCAGGGGTTACGGTCTCTATTGCTGATGTGACCCCACCCCCTGTCAAGGACGGTTTGGTTGCGGCAGCCGATGAAGCCGCTGACGCCATTGAACGCCGCTTTGAAAAAGGCCGGATCACCGCTGAAGAACGCAAGAATGAGCTTGTCAATATTTGGACTGAAACGAAAGACCAAGTCCAGACCGCGATGAGTGAAAACTTCCATCAGTTGAACCCCATCTGGATGATGGCGAACTCTGGTGCGCGTGGTTCGGTTGGGCAGCTTGTGCAGATTGCTGGTATGCGCGGCCTGGTGGCTGACCCTCGTGGTGAAGTGATTGAGCGCCCCATCAAGTCAAACTTCCGTGAAGGCTTGTCAGTGCTTGAATACTTCGTGTCTACCCACGGCGCCCGCAAAGGCTTGGCTGACACGGCATTGCGTACTGCTGACTCAGGGTACTTGACCCGTCGTCTCGTCGATATTGCCCAAGATCTGATCGTGCGTGAAGAAGACTGCGGGGTGAACCGTGGGATCAAGATGAGCGTTGGTGAGCACGATTCCCAAACACTGTTTGGTCGGGTGTTGTCGAAAGACGTGTACTACCCAGGTACCGATGAGATTCTCGTACCAAAGGGAACCGAAATCGCTGACGTTGAAATCCGTGCGATGCGTGCGGCACTTGTTGATGGGCGTCACCCTGATACTGAAGAACTTTTGCCACACCAGCCTAGTGAGAACGATCGTATTGTTGAGTGTTTCTCCGTGCTGAACTGTGTAAGTGAGGTCGGGGTATGTGCCAAGTGCTACGGTCGCGCCCTTGCTGAAAACCGCATGGTTCAAATTGGTGAGGCGGTTGGTATTGTTGCGGCCCAATCCATTGGTGAACCTGGTACCCAGTTGACGATGCGTACCTTCCACTCCGGTGGTGTGGCTGGCGCTGACATCACGCACGGCTTACCCCGTGTTGTCGAATTGTTCGAAGCCCGTAGCCCGAAGGGTAAGGCTGAAATTGCACCGCTTAGTGGCACGCTGACCATCGAAAAAGATGAGCGTGACATGAAGCTGACGATCACCCCATCGGGTGATGATGACCCTGTTGAGATTGTGGTTCCTGCACGTGCCCGCCTGACGGAGGGCACGAAGGATGGCATGGAACTGCGTGTCGGTCATCAACTGACCGTTGGTTCCGTTGATCCCCATGAGATGCTCGAATGGGTGGGTGCGCGTGAAACGCAGCGCCTGCTCGTGAACGAAGTTCAAGAGGTGTACCGCAGCCAGGGTGTGAATATTCACGATAAGCACATCGAATTGATCGTGCGTCAGATGCTGCGCCGTGTATCCATTATTGAACCGGGTGAGACGGATCTGCTGCCTGGCGAAATGGTTGACCGGTTACGCTTTGCACGGGTTAATCGTGAAGCCCTTGACGCAGGGTTGCGTCCGGCGAATGGTCGTCAAGCACTGATGGGTATCACGAAGGCGTCGTTGGCAACTGACTCATGGTTGTCTGCGGCCTCCTTCCAAGAAACCACCCGAGTGCTGACCGAAGCGGCCATTGAAGGCAAGAGCGACAAGTTAAACGGCCTGAAGGAAAACGTCATTATCGGTAAGTTGATTCCAGCCGGTACTGGTCTGCGTCGGTACCGTGAAATTGATGCCGTGCCCACTGAAGCACCATCACAGATTATTGACCCTGCTGCCTTGGATCCCTTTGGGAACCTTGATGATTGGGGCGCATCTGAGGTGTGGGGATAG